A genome region from Penicillium psychrofluorescens genome assembly, chromosome: 3 includes the following:
- a CDS encoding uncharacterized protein (ID:PFLUO_005060-T1.cds;~source:funannotate), translated as MSTKRAAALALINALSNVCQIYTPYLYYDSAAPRYIAAFCFNIAMLVMSVCFATVIRIVLGRLNKKLDEEEGTHLASNQTQQMENEEHGLPGQAISQGFRFLL; from the exons ATGT CCACAAAGCGAGCCGCGGCTCTTGCCCTCATTAATGCCTTGAGCAATGTCTGTCAGATCTATACTCCGTATCTCTACTACG ATTCTGCTGCGCCAAGATACATAGCGGCATTTTGCTTTAACATAGCCATGCTGGTTATGTCCGTCTGCTTTGCAACAGTCATTCGAATTGTGCTTGGTCGGCTGAATAAGAAGCtagatgaggaagaaggcacTCATCTTGCGAGTAATCAGACCCAGCAGATGGAAAATGAGGAGCATGGTCTTCCCGGTCAAGCCATTAGTCAAGGTTTCCGGTTCTTGCTCTAG
- a CDS encoding uncharacterized protein (ID:PFLUO_005059-T1.cds;~source:funannotate), with amino-acid sequence MALLRVGHGAQRHVKRVWDGFINFAARDNVLEVALGLIIAQAFTKVVTSFVSDIALPIVSLLPFLNKNMDQKFSVLSKGPNFTEPEGYNTVEQARDDGALILAYGMFIENIVNFLGVSLTLYAVAQLYMSISHQRIIKPTRRCKYCRKYISVKALRCVNCSTWQDGREDLPGEEAPVDDDES; translated from the exons ATGGCCCTGCTCCGCGTCGGCCACGGTGCCCAGCGCCATGTCAAGCGCGTCTGGGATGGCTTTATCAATTTCGCCGCTCGGGACAACGTCCTCGAGGTAGCTCTTGGTCTCAT tATCGCGCAGGCTTTCACCAAGGTGGTCACCTCCTTTGTGTCAGACATCGCGTTGCCGATCGTCTCCCTGCTCCCCTTCTTGAACAAGAACATGGATCAGAAATTCTCTGTGCTCTCCAAAGGTCCGAACTTTACGGAGCCCGAGGGATATAATACCGTCGAGCAGGCGAGAGATGATGGGGCGCTGATCCTGGCTTACGG GATGTTTATCGAAAACATTGTCAATTTTCTCGGCGTCAGTCTGACTCTGTATGCCGTTGCACAGCTGTACATGTCCATCTCGCACCAGCGGATTATCAAGCCGACCAGGCGCTGCAAGTATTGCAGGAAGTACATTAGTGTGAAG GCTCTACGCTGCGTCAACTGTTCCACTTGGCAGGACGGAAGGGAGGATTTGCCTGGCGAAGAGGCACctgttgatgatgacgagTCATGA